From one Methylothermaceae bacteria B42 genomic stretch:
- a CDS encoding excinuclease ABC subunit B (The UvrABC repair system catalyzes the recognition and processing of DNA lesions. The beta-hairpin of the Uvr-B subunit is inserted between the strands, where it probes for the presence of a lesion): MITDGRRALNPSAAKKFRLHSSFKPAGDQSQAIRQLVDGFNHGELHQTLLGVTGSGKTFTMAHVIQELQRPALILAPNKTLAAQLYGEMKMFFPENSVEYFVSYYDYYQPEAYMPASDTYIEKDASLNEHIEQMRLSATKALLERRDTVIVATVSSIYGLGEPASYFEMVMHLVRGDLIDQRKMVRRLAELQYTRNDTELRRGTFRVRGDVIDIFPAESEREALRVELFDDEIERMSLFDPLTGEIISPIARYTVYPKTHYVTPRQTLLNAIDAIREELRQRLAELQKLNKLVEAQRLEQRTRFDLEMILEVGYCSGIENYSRYLSGRAPGEPPPTLFDYLPDDAVLFVDESHVTIPQIRAMYRGDRSRKETLVEYGFRLPSALDNRPMTFEEFEAKAPRRIYVSATPGPYEREHSSAVVEQVVRPTGLVDPEVEVRPAVTQVDDLLSEINLRAAKDERVLVTTLTKRMAEDLTDYLMDHGVQVRYLHSDIDTVERVEIIQDLRRGEFDCLVGINLLREGLDMPEVSLVAILDADKEGFLRSTVSLIQTIGRAARNVHGKAILYADTMTKSMQQAIEETERRRQKQIAYNQQHGITPRSATRSLDDILEVPVPGAGYAKPKSKVAEESVEYRRKFKSPKEAAKLIKQLEEEMYAHARELEFEQAAQLRDQITQLKKEFAVLG, translated from the coding sequence ATGATAACCGATGGCAGGCGCGCGCTGAATCCTTCTGCGGCAAAAAAATTCCGGCTTCATAGTAGTTTCAAGCCGGCTGGAGATCAGTCCCAGGCCATCCGCCAGCTGGTTGATGGCTTTAACCATGGCGAGCTTCACCAAACCCTGCTGGGCGTCACCGGCAGCGGCAAAACCTTTACCATGGCTCATGTGATCCAGGAACTGCAGCGCCCCGCCCTGATCCTGGCGCCCAACAAAACCCTGGCGGCGCAGCTGTACGGCGAGATGAAAATGTTCTTTCCGGAAAATTCGGTGGAATATTTCGTCTCCTATTACGATTATTATCAACCGGAAGCCTACATGCCGGCGTCGGACACTTATATAGAAAAAGACGCCTCCCTCAACGAACACATCGAGCAAATGCGCCTGTCCGCCACCAAGGCGCTGCTGGAACGGCGCGACACGGTGATCGTGGCCACCGTCTCTTCCATTTATGGCTTGGGGGAGCCGGCTTCTTATTTTGAAATGGTGATGCATCTGGTACGCGGCGATCTCATCGATCAGCGCAAAATGGTGCGCCGCCTGGCGGAACTGCAGTACACCCGTAACGATACCGAACTGCGCCGCGGCACCTTCCGGGTGCGGGGCGATGTGATCGACATCTTTCCGGCGGAATCCGAACGGGAAGCGCTGCGGGTGGAATTGTTCGACGACGAAATCGAACGGATGAGCCTGTTCGACCCTTTGACCGGCGAAATCATCAGCCCCATCGCCCGTTATACCGTCTATCCCAAAACCCACTACGTCACCCCCCGGCAAACCTTATTAAACGCCATCGACGCTATCCGCGAGGAATTGCGCCAGCGCCTGGCGGAACTACAAAAACTCAACAAACTGGTGGAAGCCCAACGGCTGGAACAGCGGACCCGCTTCGACCTGGAAATGATTTTAGAGGTGGGTTATTGTTCCGGCATTGAAAATTATTCCCGCTATTTGTCTGGCAGAGCACCGGGCGAACCGCCTCCCACCTTGTTCGATTACTTGCCCGACGACGCCGTTCTGTTCGTTGACGAAAGCCACGTCACCATCCCGCAAATCCGCGCCATGTACCGGGGCGACCGCTCGCGCAAGGAAACCCTGGTGGAATACGGCTTCCGCCTGCCCTCGGCCCTGGACAACCGCCCTATGACTTTCGAAGAATTCGAAGCCAAGGCTCCCCGCCGCATTTATGTCTCCGCCACCCCCGGCCCTTACGAACGGGAACATTCCAGCGCCGTGGTGGAACAAGTCGTCCGGCCCACCGGGCTGGTGGACCCGGAAGTGGAAGTGCGCCCCGCAGTCACCCAAGTGGATGATTTGTTGTCGGAGATCAATCTGCGCGCGGCCAAGGACGAACGGGTACTGGTCACTACCCTCACCAAACGGATGGCGGAAGATTTGACCGACTACTTAATGGATCATGGCGTGCAGGTGCGTTATTTGCATTCGGATATCGATACGGTGGAACGGGTGGAAATCATCCAGGATCTGCGCCGGGGAGAATTCGATTGCCTGGTGGGTATCAACTTGCTGCGCGAGGGCCTGGATATGCCAGAAGTTTCGCTGGTGGCAATTCTCGATGCTGACAAAGAGGGATTCCTCCGCTCGACGGTTTCCCTGATCCAGACCATCGGCCGCGCCGCCCGCAATGTCCATGGCAAGGCTATTCTCTATGCCGACACCATGACTAAATCGATGCAGCAAGCCATCGAGGAAACCGAGCGCCGCCGCCAGAAGCAAATCGCCTATAACCAACAACACGGCATCACCCCACGGAGCGCCACCCGCTCCCTGGATGATATTCTCGAAGTACCCGTGCCCGGGGCAGGTTATGCCAAGCCCAAGTCCAAAGTAGCCGAGGAAAGCGTTGAATACCGGCGCAAATTCAAATCCCCAAAAGAAGCGGCCAAGCTGATCAAGCAATTGGAAGAAGAAATGTACGCCCACGCCCGCGAGCTGGAATTTGAGCAAGCAGCTCAGCTCCGCGATCAAATCACCCAGCTAAAAAAGGAATTTGCGGTATTAGGTTAA
- a CDS encoding adenylyl-sulfate kinase, with the protein MNKNIRWHHATVTRQDREKLNGHRSFILWFTGLSGAGKSTLAHRVEELLFLRGCRTFVFDGDNVRHGLCSDLGFGPEDRHENIRRIGEMSKLFIDAGVIALTAFISPFRSDRDMVRSLVEEGDFIEIFCDTPLEVCEQRDVKGLYQKARRGEIKDFTGISSPYEAPENPEIIVKTGTDPLDECARQILDYLEKNKKITLVPESEQRWERIRES; encoded by the coding sequence ATGAACAAAAATATTCGCTGGCACCACGCCACAGTCACTCGCCAGGACCGGGAAAAACTTAACGGCCACCGCAGCTTTATTTTATGGTTTACCGGACTTTCCGGCGCGGGGAAATCCACCCTCGCTCACCGGGTGGAAGAACTTTTGTTCTTGCGCGGTTGCCGCACCTTTGTATTCGATGGTGACAATGTCCGTCATGGGTTATGTTCGGATCTCGGGTTTGGCCCAGAAGACCGGCATGAAAATATCCGCCGCATTGGGGAGATGAGTAAACTGTTCATTGACGCAGGCGTCATCGCCTTGACAGCATTTATCTCTCCATTCCGCAGCGACCGGGACATGGTGCGTTCTTTGGTGGAGGAAGGGGACTTTATAGAAATCTTTTGCGATACTCCCCTCGAGGTGTGCGAGCAGCGGGACGTGAAAGGGCTTTACCAAAAAGCCCGGCGGGGAGAAATCAAGGATTTCACCGGCATCTCCTCTCCCTATGAAGCGCCAGAGAACCCTGAAATTATAGTCAAAACTGGCACCGACCCCTTAGATGAATGTGCCCGCCAAATCCTGGATTATCTGGAAAAAAACAAAAAAATTACCTTAGTCCCCGAATCCGAACAACGTTGGGAGCGAATTCGTGAAAGTTAA